One part of the Bdellovibrio sp. KM01 genome encodes these proteins:
- a CDS encoding trypsin-like serine protease, which translates to MKTHVLSWAFMTTLLWAAPSWAVISNPGNIVDFKGDNICRIMINDQGINSICSGSLIRPDLVLTANHCVVGPSARVEVGCGYQGFDPQNIVTVKTGKGNVVVQNVSFKETSLGKFTSVDTELDQALIKLDRKFSIAPLKIGLDSEFDGTRPCLLSGYGINKSGTAGVQLSAWVPIVQIAMEAYRFDNVFESTMPDPGYAKPRVDEMAATSIESTMQGVSLLAGDSGGPFLCYNKQGELMQLGISNSILRQSEMKSGHLFFTVNSFAMKISPRMRKTLGL; encoded by the coding sequence ATGAAGACACACGTTCTTTCCTGGGCATTCATGACAACACTCCTTTGGGCTGCGCCAAGCTGGGCCGTCATCTCAAATCCGGGAAACATCGTAGATTTCAAAGGCGACAACATCTGTCGCATCATGATCAATGATCAAGGCATAAACTCCATCTGCAGCGGCTCCCTGATTCGTCCTGATCTGGTCTTAACCGCTAACCACTGTGTCGTCGGACCTTCTGCAAGAGTCGAAGTCGGCTGCGGATATCAAGGTTTTGATCCGCAAAACATCGTCACGGTAAAAACGGGCAAAGGAAACGTGGTTGTGCAGAATGTTTCCTTTAAAGAAACCTCTTTGGGGAAATTTACCAGCGTCGACACGGAACTTGATCAGGCTTTGATCAAACTCGATCGAAAGTTTTCCATCGCGCCGCTAAAAATCGGCTTGGATTCTGAGTTTGATGGCACCCGTCCTTGCCTGCTTTCAGGATATGGAATTAATAAATCGGGAACTGCAGGAGTCCAACTTTCTGCCTGGGTGCCGATTGTTCAGATCGCAATGGAAGCCTATCGCTTTGACAATGTTTTCGAAAGCACCATGCCCGATCCAGGTTACGCCAAACCACGAGTCGATGAAATGGCCGCCACGTCCATCGAGTCCACGATGCAAGGGGTTTCCTTGCTAGCGGGAGATTCTGGTGGTCCTTTTCTTTGTTACAACAAGCAGGGCGAGCTGATGCAACTGGGCATCAGCAATTCAATTCTCCGCCAGAGTGAAATGAAATCGGGACACCTGTTTTTTACCGTGAACTCTTTTGCGATGAAGATCAGCCCTCGGATGCGCAAGACTTTAGGTCTTTAG
- a CDS encoding RsmB/NOP family class I SAM-dependent RNA methyltransferase encodes MKIHRHLAEAVVNGLEEIFDQNKYADKVIQYNLKGHSKWGSRDRKFFAETVYEVVRWYRLLEFMGQSGDMWRIVGIQWLRMGFDLPPDWEEFEGLNYDFIKAREKEAQEKFPVAQSIPDWMDARGRQELGDVWEKVVKALNKPAEVFMRVNALKFTPDQVIEELKKAEIEALPVSPDLPYALKLKERRNVFITEAFRKGMFEVQDAASQMVVPMLDVQPGQRVVDACAGAGGKSLHIASLMKNKGRIISMDIHEWKLQELKVRARRNGIDIIETRVIDSSKVIKRLHGEADRVLLDVPCSGMGVLRRNPDSKWKLSEDEITRLQTLQYELLTSYSKMTKKGGKMVYATCSLFPSENEKQIARFMSEHGEEWSLEKEIHLRPDREGFDGFYAALLIKK; translated from the coding sequence TTGAAAATTCACAGACATCTCGCAGAGGCCGTTGTTAATGGTTTAGAAGAAATCTTCGACCAAAACAAATACGCCGATAAAGTCATTCAATACAATCTTAAGGGACACTCCAAGTGGGGTTCCCGCGATCGCAAATTTTTTGCGGAAACTGTTTACGAAGTTGTCCGCTGGTACCGCTTGCTGGAGTTCATGGGACAAAGCGGGGACATGTGGCGTATCGTGGGTATTCAGTGGTTGCGAATGGGCTTCGATCTTCCACCTGATTGGGAAGAATTCGAAGGTTTGAATTACGATTTCATCAAAGCTCGCGAAAAAGAGGCTCAGGAAAAATTCCCGGTCGCTCAATCCATTCCTGATTGGATGGATGCCCGCGGTCGTCAGGAATTGGGCGATGTTTGGGAAAAAGTAGTGAAGGCTTTGAATAAGCCCGCGGAAGTTTTTATGCGCGTGAATGCTTTGAAATTCACTCCGGATCAAGTGATCGAAGAACTTAAAAAAGCCGAGATCGAAGCTTTGCCGGTTTCTCCGGATCTTCCTTATGCCTTGAAATTAAAAGAACGTCGCAACGTCTTCATCACTGAGGCTTTCCGCAAAGGTATGTTCGAAGTTCAAGATGCGGCTTCGCAAATGGTTGTGCCGATGCTTGACGTGCAACCGGGGCAACGTGTGGTTGATGCGTGTGCGGGTGCCGGTGGTAAATCACTTCACATCGCTTCTTTGATGAAAAACAAAGGCCGCATTATTTCTATGGATATCCACGAGTGGAAACTTCAAGAGTTGAAAGTGCGTGCGCGCCGCAATGGCATCGACATTATCGAAACTCGCGTGATTGATTCCAGCAAGGTGATCAAGCGCCTGCATGGTGAAGCGGATCGCGTGTTGTTGGATGTTCCTTGTTCAGGCATGGGGGTTTTGCGTCGTAATCCTGATTCCAAATGGAAACTCAGCGAAGATGAAATCACTCGTCTGCAAACACTGCAGTATGAGTTGCTGACGTCTTATTCCAAAATGACGAAAAAAGGTGGCAAAATGGTTTATGCCACTTGCAGCTTATTCCCTTCAGAAAACGAAAAGCAAATCGCACGCTTTATGAGTGAACATGGCGAGGAGTGGTCGTTGGAAAAAGAGATCCACCTTCGTCCAGACCGTGAAGGATTCGACGGCTTCTATGCCGCACTTTTGATCAAGAAATAA
- the nrdR gene encoding transcriptional regulator NrdR, with amino-acid sequence MKCPFCGHADDRVLDTRVQKDGSIRRRRECLECKARFSTVETIMIALPYIIKKDGRREPFSKEKILKGLSAATQKRPVSVAQIDAVVERIAAWIVNRGESEVSSRLLGKKVMAELKQLDDVAYVRFASVYRTFKDVQEFVETLEDAELLDFVDASNPQLSLTAMNFVESEKKPNHETDSKTPSPGARTPNPVPN; translated from the coding sequence ATGAAATGCCCTTTTTGTGGCCATGCCGATGACAGAGTTTTAGATACGCGAGTGCAGAAAGATGGCAGCATCCGTCGCCGTCGCGAATGCCTTGAGTGCAAAGCTCGTTTTTCGACAGTTGAAACAATCATGATCGCCCTCCCATATATCATTAAAAAAGACGGTCGCCGCGAACCATTCAGCAAAGAAAAAATTCTGAAGGGCCTATCCGCAGCGACTCAAAAACGTCCTGTCAGTGTCGCGCAAATCGATGCCGTGGTAGAGCGAATTGCAGCTTGGATCGTCAACCGTGGCGAATCTGAAGTCAGCTCTCGCCTCTTAGGCAAAAAGGTGATGGCGGAACTGAAACAGCTTGATGACGTGGCTTATGTTCGTTTCGCGAGTGTTTATCGTACCTTTAAAGACGTCCAGGAATTTGTTGAGACTCTTGAAGACGCTGAACTGCTTGATTTTGTCGATGCAAGTAATCCACAATTAAGCCTTACAGCGATGAACTTTGTTGAAAGCGAGAAAAAGCCAAATCATGAAACTGACAGCAAGACGCCAAGCCCGGGAGCTCGCACTCCAAATCCTGTTCCAAACTGA
- the nusB gene encoding transcription antitermination factor NusB, giving the protein MKLTARRQARELALQILFQTEFTPTISVRTFMDVFEESYDAETISYADLLIKGVQENKAAVDSKIQASSAHWKVERMATIDRNILRIAVWEMKFSADPIKENIAINEAVEIAKKYGTSDSASFVNGLLDQVSKVH; this is encoded by the coding sequence ATGAAACTGACAGCAAGACGCCAAGCCCGGGAGCTCGCACTCCAAATCCTGTTCCAAACTGAGTTCACGCCGACAATCAGCGTTCGCACATTCATGGATGTTTTCGAAGAATCTTACGACGCTGAGACGATCTCTTACGCCGATCTTTTGATCAAAGGTGTTCAGGAAAACAAGGCCGCCGTAGATTCTAAAATCCAAGCGTCCAGCGCGCACTGGAAAGTCGAGCGTATGGCCACGATCGATCGCAATATTTTGCGTATCGCCGTTTGGGAAATGAAATTCTCGGCTGATCCTATCAAAGAAAACATCGCCATCAATGAAGCGGTTGAAATCGCTAAAAAGTACGGCACGTCTGACTCTGCAAGCTTCGTGAATGGGCTTTTGGATCAAGTGAGCAAGGTACACTAA
- a CDS encoding GTP cyclohydrolase has product MERLSQALVSKISTFQKRLQSFLENDFDPQSEERERVQTEFEASRDEALIRGLSQGLPEDHIDRAIVVFSRLAMLFQAGILLENHDGDWKAQAFFHKGVSELFKNNAKSSLSIPNAHLMAWMKTDASAILRKTNLQHLDPENKTTCLLIKVTPDFSFILFSTLPDIWLQSHTDSVRRALINGFAD; this is encoded by the coding sequence ATGGAACGTCTATCACAAGCTCTAGTTTCTAAAATTTCCACTTTTCAAAAACGCCTTCAATCATTTCTGGAAAACGATTTCGATCCCCAATCAGAAGAGCGCGAACGCGTGCAAACTGAATTCGAAGCTTCCCGTGATGAGGCTTTGATTCGTGGACTTTCTCAAGGTTTACCGGAAGATCACATCGATCGTGCGATCGTGGTGTTCTCTCGCCTGGCGATGTTGTTTCAAGCAGGCATTCTGCTGGAAAATCATGATGGTGACTGGAAAGCTCAAGCTTTCTTTCACAAAGGTGTTTCTGAACTTTTCAAAAACAATGCAAAGTCTTCGCTAAGTATTCCTAACGCACATTTGATGGCGTGGATGAAAACAGATGCCTCTGCGATCTTGCGCAAAACGAATTTGCAGCACCTGGATCCCGAAAATAAAACGACGTGCTTGCTGATTAAAGTAACTCCGGACTTTTCTTTCATTCTGTTCTCTACTTTGCCGGATATCTGGTTGCAGTCGCACACGGACAGTGTTCGTCGGGCTTTAATCAACGGCTTTGCCGACTAG
- a CDS encoding pyruvate, water dikinase regulatory protein, protein MTTEAKPYTIYILSDSTGETAATMIRAALVQYSNKDINIIRSKNVRTETQAEAVVEECFERRGMLAYTVASPSLRNKIRDFASSKGIPHFDLLGPLLSTLDTFFGEHSESHVGALRAVDERYFKRIEAIEYTVKHDDGKTFAELDKADIVLVGISRTSKTPLSIFLSHKGWKVANVPLVLNAPLPEELFKVDQRRVVGLIIDMESLQRIRKSRLEKFGQDPGGEYASMSHIAKEIEFAEKIFKQNRRWPVFNVTERALEETASEIVRIIAARLGLPDSVIF, encoded by the coding sequence ATGACGACTGAAGCAAAACCCTACACGATCTATATTCTTTCAGACAGTACCGGGGAAACAGCGGCGACCATGATCCGCGCCGCTTTGGTTCAGTACTCCAATAAAGACATCAACATCATTCGCAGTAAGAATGTGCGCACGGAAACCCAAGCTGAAGCTGTGGTCGAAGAATGTTTCGAACGCCGCGGGATGCTGGCCTACACTGTTGCGAGCCCTTCTTTGCGTAACAAGATCCGTGATTTTGCCTCCAGCAAAGGCATTCCGCACTTTGACTTGTTAGGACCTTTGCTTTCAACATTAGATACTTTCTTTGGCGAGCACTCGGAATCCCATGTGGGCGCCTTGCGTGCCGTGGATGAACGTTATTTCAAACGCATCGAAGCAATCGAATATACGGTGAAACACGATGACGGCAAAACGTTTGCCGAACTTGATAAAGCCGACATCGTGCTGGTGGGGATCTCCCGTACCAGTAAAACTCCCCTGTCAATTTTCTTAAGCCATAAGGGTTGGAAAGTGGCCAACGTGCCTCTGGTTTTGAATGCTCCTCTTCCAGAGGAGTTGTTCAAAGTCGATCAGCGCCGCGTGGTCGGGCTCATCATCGACATGGAGTCGCTGCAAAGAATTCGTAAAAGCCGTTTGGAAAAATTCGGCCAGGATCCTGGTGGCGAATACGCTTCGATGTCCCATATCGCCAAAGAAATCGAATTTGCTGAAAAGATCTTTAAGCAAAACCGCCGCTGGCCCGTTTTCAATGTTACCGAACGCGCCCTTGAGGAAACAGCTAGCGAGATCGTGCGTATCATCGCTGCCCGCCTGGGACTCCCAGACAGCGTGATCTTTTAG